The Silene latifolia isolate original U9 population unplaced genomic scaffold, ASM4854445v1 scaffold_214, whole genome shotgun sequence genome includes the window AGTATGACTTTCCtttcaatttatttatttattatttatttatgtctCATTGTTATGCAACTTACCTATTTGGACCTACCTCATCAACTTGTAATGTTGACTGTAATAATACCCTCATTACCATATACAGTAATTTGTTCTTTCTGTTACCTTTACATTTTAAAACACATGTACATTGCTAATTGCTTAGGGATGTTCTATAAATAGTAGTTGCTATTTGATCAATAGCGTAGGATCTTTGACTCTTTGTAGGAACTAGGAAGAGTATAGACAAGGTTACAAGGACATATACACCTATTGGAATACTCGATTATCACTGTGTATGAATTGTCCGATActtaataagaaattttatttTAGTATTGCACAAGATGATCTTATATACGCTTTTCACACAAAAAAGCTCTCAGATACTACGCAAGTTAATGATCATAGTTATCAGTTATTCCGTATCAATTTTTCTATCAGCCAAACGATCAAACAAATTACTCAATTAACTTGAAATATACAGTATATAGGTTAATATTCAAAGCAAAAACATTGTACAGGAACTCTGCCGGTTGTTCTGATTTTCCTAGCCTTTTGTTTTGCAAAcctctcttcttttctcttcttttcctgaagttgttTCTTTGCTCCTCCTGCTATATCTTCAATCCTATCTattttgttttgataatgactcAAGTTCAATCTCTTTAATCTCTCTATCTCCGCCTACAGTTTTAATATACGTACATACATTAGGAATTTAGGATTATCTATCAAACATTTTAAGTTTTAAAGATACCCCCTATATTGATTTGGTTCTTTATATTTTTATTCATTTGTGAGGAATATTTTTAAAAAACGTAAAGAATCAGATGAGAACTTCATGAAGTAGAATGAATCACCTTTCTTCTTTCCATATCAAGActagctctcttcttcttctctttctccCATTCTTTGATTTTTGTATTCATCTTCTCATACCTTAATTGCATGGGTTATGAACTTATTATAGTCAATTTATCAATTAAGTTGCTAGGCTTGAAAGCATGGAATATATTAGCAATGCCACAGCTTTATTACGGAGTACTACGTAAAAATCAATTATAAATATAGGCTCGATGTTTGGGTCAGGTCATGTCTTTCGAGTCATGCCAACTTTTAACAGGTCTAGTTAATTCTATGTAGTTTCACATTAAGTTATTCACATATGACGCGGTCTAACTAGTTAACTAGTTTAGCTAGTCCAATTTTACACTCGAACTGAGTACATGAGCTTAAATATTTATACAATTAGGTAAAATGACTAACCACTTATTAATCTTTGCTAAACGAGCTTTCTCCCATGCATCTGCTTTATTAGTTTCCATGGTTGTTGGTGGACTAACCCTTTCTCGTGGGCCTGATATTTCAATTGGTCTTGTAGAACTCCTCGGTATTGGGCCTCCACCTAATACTATGATCCATCAACAAATATATAACCTTATGACAAACATTTCGTACTCCCTTCTAAGTTCTATTCAGCTTAATGTTCCtctttcattataatactcctcacatatattagagaaagaggaacattagggtgaataggagggagtaacatTTACATGTATATTTTGAGATATATTGAAAATCAAAGCTAATAACTCAGATATGTCATAATGACaaatattaaaataaaaaaaataaaaaaataaataaaaagttcTATGTTTAAAAATGTCGAGTCCAAGGTTCGAGCCTTACCAACATCGTTTCTCTCGATTATAGACGATCGCCTCGATAGCCCTCCAAACTGTGGGACTGGGAGGTCAATAGGGTTTTCTTGATCTTGGTTAGTGTTAGTGATTGATGAAGGATCTTCTCTAAAACTCTCAACCATCCTTCTCTCGAATTCGGCTCGAGTTTCTTCTAGGGAGTATATTGCATAGGCTGCTGCTGCAATGCTAGCAGCATATTCTTCACTTTCCTTGCCATTGATTAAGTAGTCCCTTCTCAATTTTATGTCCCTTTCatctaattaaactaatttaaATTAGAAAATGATTAGTCTAAtctttatcataattaaattcaaTTAATTATTACTTGCAAAAGTATACCTCTAAAGGATTCTGATTTTGTTACATTTCTAAGTCTTGTGTACTCTTCATTTCTTCCTTGTGCTATATCTGAAAAACTCACTCTGACTTACATATCgagttaattattttttttttggtaaaatgtaaacAACGTTTAACCAGAAACGTTTGTTAGAATATGCCTTGAATCTGTTAAGTTCCCTCGAGATCAATTAAACGATCAATTAATTTTTCCTCTCCTCTGCATGCATGGTGGCGGTAGCTAACTTATCATTAGTGAATCTATGTATtctatttactttttttttttttactttcttGCATCCGTTATAACAAAGCTAAAATTTGATAGGTTTCCTCCTACAAATGAAGTAAAGTTGCGTACACCCTCGTCTTCTTTATATATcgagataattaattaaatatgttATAAATCATCTTCAATAATACTcaaaatacaagattaaaagttatgaaAATATACGTAAACAAAATTTTAATCGCAAATTAATACACATAATTTTATTCAAAATACATAAATTTTGTTGAATTATATACCAACGCGACATCTCAAAAACACGCATAATAAAAAGATTACCTACGCTTTTGCCTGATCTGCTGGTCCATATCCTTGGTAGCCAAACTAGTAAATTGATAAACCGTCACAAATGTGAAGTTCTACGCGAATCCAAGACCGTCAAAGAAAACGGAAGAAATATAAGAAATAAGTTAATACAAACTAAATATATTTACAATAAGGTTTAGGAAAACATATTGTATATTATTACGATTACAAAACAGTATCCTTAATAACCAGAGGTTGAAGATAGCATTATGTACATATATACAAGAAATGTACGAAAATATACTTTGCATGGCGACCAAAGTTTTGATGATTGCAAATGTTGGAAGTTTTGAGTAATGGAGATACAGAAAGAAAGGCATCTTTTCTCTGCTCTCTTCCAATTCTTTGCATAATTTACATGTTTCGTTTCTTTGGCAAGTTTATTTTAATGTTGTGCACTTTACTTCACATAAGGTCTAAGACCTTGAGCACTCAGATCAACGGGTAATGAGTTGCGATTTAAGTTCCGCACCTTTTCTTCCCCCATAATGTTATTATCTTGCTTTTGAATACTCCCTCGGTTTTACATGAACTGCGAAGAAAACAATAAAACGGAGGAAGTATAGTCCATATATCGGGACTGTAGAGAGAAAATGAGCTTCATAAAAATGTGTTTCTGGTCTTGAACAGCGGCCTTCTACTCTTTATAAATATGGTTTTTCAAACGTACGCCCTTAGGATACGTTAATTTCTCATGACATGTTATTGTGAATCTTTTGTTATACAGGTGTTTTATGTTTATCctaagggcacacgttagaaaaaccatTACAGACCGCAACTTTCTAAATACAAACAGAAAACTCTAGTGTACAAGCTTCTGCCCGGGTATTTCTGTGTAAATATATCATCTTCCTGTGTGGTCTCTTATTTGCTGTCTTTTTTTATTGCGTTGCGTCGTGAGGCTCAGGTCGACACGTGAATTGTCGAGACTCACGGTTAGATAAGCTGACGATGGACATTAGACTTGTCCGTCATATTCACCACAGGTGGGGTCCATTGAAAAGAATTTCTCTGCTCTCTCAATGAAGCTTTCAGGAAATCTAGCATACAAGGGTGGAGTAACATGAGCTTCTGATGTGGCATCCAATTTCGGCTTTGTCGTGGCATCTTCCGAAATTTTATTAGCCTTCCCATCTTTAGGATTCCGCAACTTGCTATTTTTGGTAATGCCAGCACCACTCCTACCCgtcaaaagacgggaatttctcGTGGTTGAACGGATTGGTTTCAGGGGAATTTCTGGTAATTGACCAGAATCTTCTGGCAAAAGGTTGTCGGAAGGGGAAGTGGATTGAACTGGTGGCAAACTTGTCCGGGAAGACTTGACCAGGGAAAGAATCATATCTGGACTAAGTTCCTGCTGGACTACGTCTTTGTTCTGTTCACACCCGAAACAAGCAGCAACGAGGGTTCCAGCCAGAATCGGCATTAGCTCAGGGTCGCTAAAGAAGGCGAATGGTAAATCACAAACCTGAGGTAGAAGGATTCACTGTCAAAAATAGTTCATGCCGGAATTATAAACTAAAGAATGTTAAAATGATTCACTGACCTTGTGAAGGATTGTTGGACTGTTTCCCCATCGAAGGACAGCTTGATTACCAGGGTGAAGTAAGGAGAAGTACCCAAGAAGCAACAAAGATTCAAGCAGAAGCAGACCCACCTGAAAAATTCAATTATATTTTGCAACAAGGGTCCTTAGTAATTACATAAATCCCAATGGTAAATTTTAAAGGTTTTACTTTTTCAGAGGAAGTAGGAAGACAAATTAGAATGGTTGGATACATTATCTCAAAAACAACCATAGTTAACTTTTTTCGGATTTGTTGTGTTTCATGATTCAGAAAGGCACATAACATAATAGAAATGAAGATATAGGGGGATGGGACATAGATATATGCAATAACTTTAGATGTGTAAAATAAAGAGTTCGAAAGGAGCCAAAGAAAGAAAAGTAAATAAGGTGAGAATGAAAATAAAAGGATTACACAATTTACCTGATCGCTTGCTACTTTCCAACTGTTGGTACAATGAGTCAGCAGGAAGCTCATGATATGGAAAAATTCCATTTTCAGGTCTAGCCTTGCCTGCATAATATTTCAATATATGTACATTAATAAGATGTAATAAAGCAAATGTCTCACTATTCTTCGCCTCTTATGGAacatgatggaataaagcaaataGCTCAGTTAAAGCGTCTgcctctcttatattataaagtAACAGTCAAGCAGTCAACCACTGCAACTTTCAACACAATTTAACGACTTCTTGTGTTGGGTTAACACACAGTAAGACTATCGACTATGTCCATTCGTACCAGTGACCTCAGCTTGTCCCACCATAGGCGGGAACATTTAAGGCGTTAGAGTAATGTTGAAATATATCAATAGTCAGATCCAAATATCACCATATGCATCATGGCATTATAAAACTACATAGAACAGAGATGTGAATAAGGCAGTTATCGTAATATGCTCCAGGCGCCTACAGCTTGCATAGAATGTATCAAGGGTTTTTGATGCGCTTACAAGAATTTGTTGCATGAAAGTGATGTCCATCAAAGCCAAGTTGTTCAAGACTTTCAATACACCAGTTGCTACTTCCTCAAAGTTTGACGGGAGAACATATGAACCCTGCAATATACAGATACTGACTATGAGGTTTCATTCTCGCCAACTAAAACACAACACAGTCACAAATGAAAGATAGGTATGTAACCAACTGCAACCAACCTACCTCCAAAGACGAAAGTGTTTTATAGCTATTCAAACAAGTTTCATTGTTGCATAAACACTCGAGGATTAATTGTATTTACGGACTAAGGGGCTAATTGTTAAGGAATAGAAGTCATAACAATTGGAAGGAAGAGGAGGTGTTATTGGTGGAGCGAGGTGGAAGGGCAGGGGGAAAATATCAATTTCATTTCGAGCTAATTCATTGTCCTAGGGGAAAGCTACATAACTATTACCCTCTTAATGGGGTAACTACAAAATCCCACCCCAACCATGTACACCATGACCTCCTTCACTCCATTTCTTTGTCTGTTGCCCCTCCATCCAAGCATGTCCTTACAGCTAAAAACATTTAAGGGCTTGCTTTGTAGGAGGGAAATTGTTATTAGGGTAATAAAGGCCAAAATAAAGGGAAACGGGAGGTAGTCAGGTAGTTGCGGTAGTGGAAGGAGAAATGGGAAAAAGAGAAGGACACAGATTCTTCCTATTTTCACAAACAAGCCCTTGAAACGACATTGAAGGATGGGCAAACAGCATAACACTTAACAGGGTGTACTGTGCGGATATTGACACTACCATGGGATTTCTCCTTCAGGCTAATAGATTCATTCATAAACACACTTTATGAAAATGGAGTTGCCGATATGTTAGAAAAGCTAACATATGGACTTCAGCCTGTGACAGCTCTGAATACTTGGATTGTATAAAATTATTTGAATGCAAATAACCATATAAATATCCTAGCATGGCCAAAGTATTTGACCACTGGTCCTGATCATTAACCAAGTATAAGGAACTGCTGCAAGTACAAGGAATAAACCAAAAGTCTAGACCACATGTTATTGATTGAAGAACCATTGACAAATTCAATCAACGCCGACGTCTCTGACAAAGAATTATCTTATTCTTAACATCTACCATGTTGCATTATAGTCCACATAAGTTTTACATCACCTGAGCTGAGAATAAATAAATCTGGAATGCAACATCTCAGCCAGACTGAACAAACCAAGCAGGTTAAGACAGAGAAAGCAATAACCCAAAAATGTTACTTTAAAAACATAGAAATAAATACTTCTTGGTACAAAAAGTTACCTGTTCAAAAGATTTATTATTAGCCTGCAATAGCACAGCAGTCAACAACGACGGAAGACTGACTAAGCCAGTTTCAGATATGGCGGAAAGAATGAATGCATGTGGTTGTTTGAGTTCAATATGATCCTCATTCCTACTTCCTGCGCCATTATAAAGTACGTTTTTTTCCTCTTTCAGAGATGTATTCACATTGGGTTCAAGTACCCTTATCTCGTTTTCATCACATTTCGACTCAATAGCAATAGTTTCTTGCTCCCTTTTAATTGCCTCTCCACAAAGCTTAGAATCTTCGCTTTTAGACACAGGAAAACATTCCCAGTTAATGGGAGAAACGGCACATGGCCTAGATGTCAAAATCACCAAGAAATTTATACTCAGTAATATTGATGAAGGAAATGGAGACCCTTCCACCTGTGGTCTGTCATATAATGCAAACAGATCTCGCAGTCGATGGATAATTTGATAAGAGATAACTAGTTCTAATAGACCATCTTGCATTTGACGTTGGCGATCATCCATGGTAGGAAAGCCAATAATCATTGTCACGGTGCACAAGAAACCGTCAAGTACTTCAGAGATAGAATCAAAATTTTCGCAGGAAGTTTTGGTCGGTTGTGAATTGGAGCTACCGGAAACATTTAAGGACGCTGCAATTTTGATGTAACTTTCTAGAGCGGCTGATAGCATTGGGATAAGAGGAGGTAAGAGATTTTGGGAAAGAAAATAACTTTTATTTGCAGGCACAAAGAGCACAACTTTAAGGAGCCTGAGAAAATATATAGTAACTTGAGAAGCTTCAGGTTTCGATATGTGAGAAGCAGGCAACGCAGATGAGATGAAATCAAGTAGACCAGCCCTTCGAGAAACTAGCAGTTCCAGCTCCTTTCCTTCCAAAAACTGagagaaattgaaaaaaaaaaaaaaacacacgcTTAGAACTATTTACAATTTATATTCAAGAAAAACTAGAAAACTAACAGATGAATAGTCAACTCTGTAATTTTCCTATTTGTTTGGCCTGCATAGTGATTAGAGACATCTTAAACGCCTTCAACATTGTCGCCATCATCACCCAAG containing:
- the LOC141638682 gene encoding uncharacterized protein LOC141638682 isoform X1, with the protein product MDQQIRQKRRVSFSDIAQGRNEEYTRLRNVTKSESFRDERDIKLRRDYLINGKESEEYAASIAAAAYAIYSLEETRAEFERRMVESFREDPSSITNTNQDQENPIDLPVPQFGGLSRRSSIIERNDVVLGGGPIPRSSTRPIEISGPRERVSPPTTMETNKADAWEKARLAKINKWYEKMNTKIKEWEKEKKKRASLDMERRKAEIERLKRLNLSHYQNKIDRIEDIAGGAKKQLQEKKRKEERFAKQKARKIRTTGRVPVQCFCFEY
- the LOC141638682 gene encoding uncharacterized protein LOC141638682 isoform X2; the encoded protein is MDQQIRQKRRVSFSDIAQGRNEEYTRLRNVTKSESFRDERDIKLRRDYLINGKESEEYAASIAAAAYAIYSLEETRAEFERRMVESFREDPSSITNTNQDQENPIDLPVPQFGGLSRRSSIIERNDVGGGPIPRSSTRPIEISGPRERVSPPTTMETNKADAWEKARLAKINKWYEKMNTKIKEWEKEKKKRASLDMERRKAEIERLKRLNLSHYQNKIDRIEDIAGGAKKQLQEKKRKEERFAKQKARKIRTTGRVPVQCFCFEY